In a genomic window of Microterricola viridarii:
- a CDS encoding VOC family protein produces MKLHHVQVSMPRGQEAEARRFYGEAIGLHEVQKPPSLAGRGGCWFRAFDGEVVVAEIHLGADDPFVPAAKAHPGLVCASREELEATAERVRLGGYELSWAERDTFEGYIRFHTRDGFGNRLEVMTPVQP; encoded by the coding sequence ATGAAGCTCCATCATGTTCAGGTCTCCATGCCGCGTGGTCAGGAAGCTGAGGCACGTCGCTTCTATGGCGAAGCGATCGGGCTGCATGAAGTTCAGAAGCCGCCATCCTTGGCCGGCAGAGGTGGCTGCTGGTTCCGTGCTTTCGACGGTGAGGTCGTCGTTGCGGAGATCCATCTCGGCGCCGACGATCCGTTTGTCCCTGCCGCAAAGGCGCATCCGGGCCTTGTTTGCGCGTCACGTGAGGAACTGGAAGCGACCGCGGAGCGTGTGCGGCTCGGCGGGTATGAGCTCTCTTGGGCGGAACGGGATACGTTCGAGGGGTACATTCGCTTCCATACGCGTGATGGTTTCGGCAATCGCCTTGAGGTGATGACTCCGGTGCAGCCGTAG